One segment of Heteronotia binoei isolate CCM8104 ecotype False Entrance Well chromosome 18, APGP_CSIRO_Hbin_v1, whole genome shotgun sequence DNA contains the following:
- the B3GALT6 gene encoding beta-1,3-galactosyltransferase 6 has protein sequence MKLLRLLCRHKTALGLGGLSLFGVVLLYLAKCTSEGLKPSQGWGMPHQQPPARIGGVGGLHLPAVALPPPPEESAFLAVLVASGPKYTERRSIIRSTWLSAASRTPHGDIWCRFVVGTSGLSGEELHTLELEQSRHRDLLLLPDLRDSYENLTAKVLAMYVWLDQHLDFRFVLKADDDTFVRLDVLVEELRTKEPRRLYWGFFSGRGRVKSGGKWKENAWLLCDYYLPYALGGGYVISADLVHYLRLNQDFLNVWQSEDVSLGAWLAPVDVKRIHDPRFDTEYKSRGCNNKYIVTHKQGIEDMLEKHQTLAKEGKLCKEEVKLRLSYIYDWSVPPSQCCQRKDGIP, from the coding sequence ATGAAGCTGCTCCGCCTCCTTTGCCGCCACAAGACGGCTCTGGGCCTGGGCGGCCTGTCGCTTTTCGGGGTGGTGCTTCTCTATTTGGCCAAGTGCACCTCAGAAGGCCTCAAGCCCTCCCAAGGGTGGGGGATGCCGCACCAGCAACCTCCGGCCCGCATTGGTGGGGTGGGTGGCCTGCATCTCCCTGCCGtggccctgccccctcctcctgagGAGAGTGCTTTCTTGGCTGTGCTGGTGGCTAGTGGCCCCAAATATACGGAGAGACGTAGCATCATCCGCAGCACTTGGCTCTCGGCAGCTAGCCGGACCCCACACGGTGACATTTGGTGCCGCTTCGTAGTGGGCACCAGTGGTTTGAGTGGAGAGGAGCTTCATACCTTGGAATTGGAGCAGAGCCGCCATCGAGACCTCTTGCTCCTTCCAGATCTCCGTGACTCCTATGAAAATCTGACGGCCAAGGTCTTGGCTATGTACGTCTGGCTTGACCAGCACCTGGATTTTCGCTTTGTCCTCAAGGCAGATGACGACACGTTTGTACGACTCGATGTCCTCGTAGAGGAACTGAGAACCAAGGAGCCACGCCGTCTCTACTGGGGCTTCTTCTCAGGGCGGGGCCGTGTGAAATCGGGCGGCAAGTGGAAAGAAAACGCATGGCTCCTTTGTGACTACTACCTGCCTTATGCCCTCGGTGGCGGCTACGTGATCTCCGCAGACCTGGTGCACTATTTGCGCCTCAACCAAGACTTTCTCAATGTGTGGCAGAGCGAAGATGTCTCCTTGGGTGCCTGGCTAGCACCTGTGGACGTGAAAAGGATCCATGACCCTCGTTTTGACACGGAGTATAAATCGCGAGGCTGCAACAACAAGTACATCGTCACTCATAAACAGGGCATTGAGGACATGTTGGAGAAACATCAGACTCTGGCCAAAGAGGGGAAGCTCTGTAAAGAGGAAGTTAAACTCAGACTGTCTTATATATATGACTGGAGTGTGCCTCCTTCACAGTGCTGTCAAAGGAAAGATGGCATTCCTTGA